TGATGATACTGCAGCTGACGAGACTGTTCTTCCACCTCCTAATGATCCCAAGCATGCTGTGGTAAATGTACAGCCCCAGACTACTGAACTATCACATGCTTCAGGTGGTGGCAAAGACCCTGCTGCTCATGCTGCCTCATCCTCAGTTAGGAACACACAGAGCAACGTGGATCATGTTGGGCAGAAGAGTATCTCACAGTCGCGTGACATTAGTGTTCCAAAGCCCAAGCAGAGCTACAGGAAAAGGCATGTTGTTTCAGAGGAGAAAATTTCTGGTGAGAAACCAATTGTTTCAGTAAGCACTGGAAATGCTAAGAAAAATACGGAGGTTTCTATCGACACATCAACGGTTGTTGTTGCACCACATGATGATCCCCCAGCTCAGAACAAGAAAGGTGCCCGGCACTTGAGAAGTAAGAAGAAGGTAGAAGATGCTCTAGTTACTTTTAAACATCCACCTGTGGTGTGTAGTGAGCAGAATGCAGTGAAAGTTCCTACTGAGCCAAAGACACATACTGGTGGTGTTATCATCAGTAGCTCTATTGTTCCCACTGAAGGTACTATGGTAACTGTGGGAAGTATAACTGTGGGTGGAATATCACTTGCGTCTTTGAATCAGGAGCGTGTCAGATCACCAGATGGAACACAGAATACGGAGAATAGCCGACCAATACCTCAGCAAGCAAAAAGATCTGGAAAACATCAGCATGCTGTTCGGGCTGTTGAAAAGCCACATGGGAATGaaggtgtcttgtgggcaccaGTTAAACCACCAGTGCAGAATGAGCAGTCTGACGGTGCCATGCGGAATGTAGTAGTAGCTGACCCCACTGCTGGGAAGACCTCCAATGATGGGGAAAATGTTACAAGAACAAAGAGGGCGGAAATGGAGAGATATGTTCCTAAGCCTCTGTCCAAGGAGCTGCAACAACAGAATCCCAGTCATGATAAGGAAGCAATGGATACGTCCAATGCTGCTAAATTAGATGTGGCACCCGAACCCAAGAAATGGGAGGACAGGAAAACTAGCAAGGGACATGCGAAGTCTAATCCTTCTTGGCGCAGAAGGAATACAGATGAATCATCTTTGGTGGTACCAAAGTCTATTGAGCAAGCAGACAGCTCTCATGAATCCAAGGAAGTCCAGAAGTCCAACAATCAGAATCAGCCAGTTGAACCTGGCAAGCAAGAAGATAAGCAGTTAAAATCCAAGGCAGATGCTGCTGCTGAGAACAGCTCAGCTCGAGCTCAAACAGTTCCACTATCCATCAGTTCTGCAAAAGAACATGGTGCAGCTAACAGGCAAAGACGACAACATGTTAAGGCTCAAAGAAATGAAGCAAGTAGCTACTCAAATGAGAGCAAAGATAGAGAGGGCAGGAGTGACTTTGTCTATCAATCAGCAACCCCAGCCATGGATTCAAACTCATCCGATCACAAGAGCATGTCAAGGTCTGATGTGAAAAGCAGCggggcagtttcacattctagaACACACTGGAAGCCTAAATCCAACTCCCATCCTCAGAACAGTTCAGATGGCAACATTGCTGTTGAAGGGCAAGCAGATACCCATGGAGGTGGACTTGAGATGAACAGCTCCAAAGGATCTGATAGTACTACCCATCAAGACAGCATCTGTAAAAAACCTATGGAAAGGAGTGATGGCATTGATGAGAAGGTTGCACAGAGCGGACAGGAGAACCTGACACTGGAAGATGGCAACCATAAGAGTGAGTCTGAACAGCAGCAGGTCAATCATCCACCGCGTCGTCAGGGCCAGCACAATGCGAGGTACCACAGAGGTGGTGGGGCACACAGGGGAAGGGGTGGTTATGATGCTGGGAGGCCAAGCCATGGCACAAACGCGGAACGGCGGAGGGGTGGCAGTCATCTCGAATACCAGCCAGTCGGATCCCACAATAAGGCCACGGACTTCCAGCAGAACCAGAGTGTCGAAGATCGAACTGAGGGGCCTCCCCATTCTGGACCAGCTTTCAGGGAGCGGGGCCACAACAGGGGGCCACGCCCAGCAGGCCACTTCATCAGGCGAAACCCAGCTCCAGCGCCAGCTGCTAACTCATACCAAGACGAATAATCTTCCATCGCTCCCGCAGCAGCTGAGCTGCAGGAAGTCGTCTTGTCTGACATCTCACAATCAGGTAGGTGAATATATATTCTGTGTTCTGTACAGGGAACATGTCCTCTGATCTCCATCCCGTCATGGCTAACATGTTCTGGGGCTGGCAGGTTGGACGCGCTCGGGCTGGCGGTAGATGTCGGTCATCTACGGTGGCGAGCAGTAGGATCATGTAGTGATGATAGTCTTTGTTCCCCAGGGCCGTTGGGCCTTCACATGTGATTGTTAATTGTTCAGTAGGACATCCCCTTTGGTGAGATGAGATGTTGGAATGTGTACTAACGGAGTTGTGTTTGAGAACTGGGTTTAAATGTTGTTGTTAGCTTGTGCTGCTAATGGGAACAGAAAGTGCTCGTTTTTGCTCAACATGTTGGCCAAGCGTGTTCGCTAATTTGTTGTCTGCAAGGCCGAAGCATGCTCTTTTCTCCCTTTTATTGGTTGGTTGGTGGTGGTGTCAAAGGTATTCAAGAACTCAAATAGTTGGTTTGGATCGACGGAATTCTGATAGAATCTATCAGATGCTGCGTTTTGTTTGAGAAATGGATGGTGATAATCTGGTCTACgtaacttcaaaaaaaaaaaaaaactggtccACTTCCATGCTTACTTGCTAGCTCAACTGTTCGAGGACTATATAGTGGGGTCACAATTTTAATACGGGAACGTCGCGGACTGTTAACGTGTGGCATGTTCCATGCCACTGCCGACTAATACCCGTTcttgtctttcttttttttttgcaagaaaGTTGTCTTTTTGGAACACAAAAACAGCCAAAAACTTGCATCTCTACAATTACACGTGAAGGTGACAGTATGCCGCGATCAAATCAGAGGAAAGCGAGATGTCAAATCGGTCAGGACGACGAGAGCACCGGGCCGGGCGGTAGAAAGGGCTCGAGAGTTTGGTAGTAGTGGAGCTGTATTTGCTTGGTCATGCCGGAACCGGGTGAAAAAGCAACGGCGGTCGACGGGGACCCACCCAACCTCCCATGATTCCTCCGCCCGATCGACATCGCATTTGCATCGTTCCAACTCCCGTCGATCACCGGACCATCCATCCATCGTCCATCCACCCGTGCACGCGAAAGAAATGCTGCGACGATCCGCTCGCGTGTACGAGACCGCGCCAACAGGTGACTAGGTGAGGCGGCCGGCGATGAATAATGCTGGCCAAGAGCCAGAAAAGGCGAGGCAGCTCATGCTTACCATTGACTTGTTTGCATGCTCCAATGGCCGAAAGCCCGAAACCGATGGACAGGTCGTAATCGTAACTAAACTAGTCATGAACTAGGAGCTTACAGAACCCACAGTTTCAATTTGAGTAAGCTATCCGTATTACGTATCAATCAACGGTTCAATAATATGGTACATATGGGGTGTGTTTGGATTCAACCGCTAAAGCTATTTGGGCTAGAGCTATTTAGTTCAAGCAAATAGCCCTCCAATAAAATAGCCCTTCACATGTTTGAATCCAAGAGCTATTTGGCTCATAAAGTACATTTCCAATTATTTGGGTGCCACTTTTTTAAGAAAGAGAGAGTGAGTGAATAAGTGGGGTCCACCCGAAGTAGTCCAAATAATTACCTCTTAGGTGGGATAGTTTTTTGAGATGAGCTATTTGCAAACAGTCAAAAACTAGCCCTCATGTTTAGAGATTTTGGGTTAGAAAAAGGAGGACTAGAAATAATCCCATGGATCCAAACATGCCCATGATCTATTTTTATTTCTTCAGCAATAATATAATAACCCACTATTCAGCGGTAACATAAACGGTTCATTATCCTTTCTTCAGCAACAACAGGCGTGACAAATAACATTATCAAGGATGTGAAGCATTCGAACAAGGTGTAGCGAGAGTGCAACACAACTCCTGTAGAAAATGTATATATACTAGATGGCCATTTTCCTCCATCGCTTCGATGTGCAGCCATGCTGCGGATGTGATTTGGACCATTTTTTTTCCTAACAGTAGCTTCGATCTGTTCGGCTGGCTATGTCTgatagctggtgctgatttgctgtgagagaaaaatactgtaggCTGGcgggtggctggtgctgatttgataTAAGAGAAAAGCACTGCTACTGGGGTGGCGTATGGATATATGGAAATGGAGGAGGTTCGTGCAAAGGAGGAAGGTGCAAGAAATTCTATCTCTAAAAATTATATTTCCATTCCCTATCCTATAtcataacaaacataggtattGGTCTGAAACACATATCcatatctctctctttttttaaaaaaaatcaagcataTCCTATGGGTCTGTTTGGTTATCATACCAAGTCTAGCCTGGCTAGAATTCTAAACCTGGTTTGACAAAGCCTGGTTTCACAGATACAATAGATCATGTTTGGTTGCTTGACCTAGATAAGTCTGATTTAGGTATGCCTATGTTTAGTTGCTTGGTTTACTTGGGTAGCATCACCGCTTCTTTGCAGACATGACCACTCACCTTCTCATCAGTTATATGGGTTGGAATTATCTGTTGAggcaaaaggaaagaaaaaaaaaagactgttcgcatgaaagaaaagaaaaaaatagaaaggagaagaaCAGGAAATTGATTCCATACCAAATTCCTGATGcgcaaaaggaaagaaaaagaaagaaagaagaacatGGAAGATTGTTTGCACGGAagaaaatcaaaaaagaaagaatggaGAAGAACAATAAGATTGATTCCATTCCAAATTCCTGATGCGGGTGGGCACTTTGGTGTTCTCTGAAGGAGAAGAAACGGAAGAACAAAGATCAAAAGCAAGCCGAATCGAACTCCCCCACCCAAGATCAAACTGCCCTGTGCTCAGCCGCCCACCAGGCACAGGCTCACGCGGCGGACctgctaccgccgccgcccatcgtgCTTGCCTAATTGGCGTGGCTGCATCAAGATCCTAGGTGCCTGAATCAAGATCGGCATGGCCGGATCGAGAACCCAGGCGACCGAATCGAATCGAGCTCTGCCGCTTTCCATCACCATCGTGACCTTGAGCTCCAATGGAGATGGAACGCACGGAGGCGAAACAGCGCGGCGTGCGGTGAGCACCCTCCGtcagccttcttcttcttctccttcctcaccTTCTTCGTCGCTGCCATCATTCTCCCCAGCGTCCTTCTCTGCCGGCAGGACCCTTCCTTCTCCTTTCTCGCCACCAGCCGTGTGGGGGAGCTTCGCATTGAGGCCTCACTGCCGTCCAGGCGGGGGAGCTCCGCTATGGGGAAGAGCATCTCCGGTGAGCAAACGGCCAAGAAAGACTGGTGGGCAAACGAGGAGGTAAGCAGACATCAGGCCGCAGCTAAGCCAAGCCTGGCTCCGCGGAGACGCTCGATCTAGGCGTTTCCAGCAAGCATGGCTATGGACCTCTCCTTGCATTAGTAGAGCCTGGCTAAGAaccgtaagacaaccaaacatgagATACCTGTATTACTAGAGCCTGGCTAGAGCTTATGCagacaaccaaacggacccTATGTGTACCCTGCTTTTCTTTTCCCATGTCATTCTCCCTTTTCCTTCCCCCTTCCCATCCAATGATCCAAACGCCACCTGATAGTGCCAGACCAGGTACCCCTGTGTAATCCGTGAGTATGTCCGGCGTCACCCCTCACCGCACCAACCCAACCAGATCCCATCCACCCACAACCAAACGAAACGAAACCAAACCCAGCGGGGCCCCACCTCCCGGCGACCGAGAGAAACCCACCGGCGGGCGCCTCCCGTCTCGtacccgccggccggcctcgctATATaagccgcccgccgcggccgcggccgcgcacaCGAGCCACGAGCACGGGTCGTCGCCGTTCGCCCGCgtccgcacgcacgcacgcacgctcgctcgctcgccgccAGAGCAGAGCTCTCGGGCTCTCCGCCCGCCCCGCTCCCAGAAGGTccgaccgcggcggcgggcgatggCGCGGAAGAAGatccgggagtacgactccaagcgCCTCCTGCGGGAGCACCTCAAGCGCCTCGCCGGCATCGACCTCCAGATCCTCTCCGCGCAGGTCATTTCTCCATTCCCGCTTCCTCTCccgccgcgctgctgctgcctgctgcccgCCGCTTGTCGGATCGGCGCGTGATCTGGTGGGCTTGATTGGGAGGGCTGGGGCGCCGGATCTCAGCGGCGCCGGTCGCGGATCCTGCTCTCGTGGGGCGCGCGTGGGGTTGGGTTGGGTGGATTTACGCTCCTGGAGTGCTCAGCTCGAGCAGCTCCTGGTGGTTAATTTCCGCCTCATGATTGTAGTACGAAGCTGTTGCAGACTTGCAACTCTACCAGGCTGGGAGTATTTGCTCTGCTACGGTCGTCTTTGGTATTTTAAGATTCCGGAATGGACGAAGACCTCGGCTGGGGAGAAGCTGATCGCAGCCATTTGATTTTGGAGTCGTGATTGTTATTGTTGGTAATTGGTGCAAAAATTGGTTTCAAACTTATAGAGAAATGGAATTCTGTTGTTTGCTTGGGTCTTTGACATGGTACTTTTTTGTACGGATCATGCGGAAATTAGATTTCAAACAATAGCCCTGTTAGTTTGCTGTTCTACTCGGTAGAATGCCCTGTCTGCGTAACTTCACCACTGCTGTTTCCATTTAATGATTTGATGACCTGATGCTGTTTTGGTTTGGAAAAGTTGAATGGTGCTCACTGACCTGATTCGTTGTGATGTTAGTATATATCATGTATGAATACTGGATGTGTTATAATACTCAGATCCATCTTTTTTATATTATGTGTATGTTTGACCCATAATCAATTCATTCTTAGGAGTGGCTAATGCTTGGGAATGTTCAATTCCTCTtcctttttttaaaagaaatgtCGAAGTCATAATAATTGTTTTGCTGTATGGATTTGTAAGGTGCAGTCTTTGCCAACCTTCACTAGAATCTATGATAATTTAAGTAATAGTATCTCTAATTTGCTCTGATAAAGTGGATCTGCGTCAAACAATGTACTTCATCTGGGTAACGCTAAAACATCGTATTGGGTTTTAATCACCAGATAGCAACAGAGAATTCATGATGTTTATTTACTTTCTCTTGGAAGGGTTTATTGGTTGTAGAAACACAGCTTGGGTTTGAttgtgcaattttttttcatgaacCAAATGTTTCAGATTTGGTGCTCTATAGTAGTTTATCTTTTCTCTCAAGCGCATCCATGTTTTTGATATATTCCTCAGGATCAATTTGATTGATTGTCAAGCATGCTTATTTGTAGGTCACACAATCAACGGATTTCACTGAGCTTGCAAACCAGGAGCCATGGCTCTCATCTATGAAGTTGGTTGTGAAACCAGACATGCTGTTTGGTAAACGTGGGAAGAGTGGACTTGTGGCCCTCAACCTAGACCTTGCCCAAGTTCGCCAATTTGTTAAGGAGCGGTTGGGAGTTGAGGTAGTGAAAAACAACATTTTCCCATATTTTCCAGTGAAAGCTTGTTTGCTAAAGCTATTTCTAATCCGTATGAGTTTGCTCATGTATCTAGGTTGAGATGGGTGGCTGCAAAGCTCCAATTACAGCCTTCATAGTTGAGCCATTTGTGCCCCATGATCAAGAGTACTACCTTTCGATTGTATCAGACAGGCTTGGCTGCACCATTAGTTTCTCCGAGTGTGGAGGTATTGAGATTGAGGAGAACTGGGACAAGGTTAAGACAATCTTTCTTCCCACAGAGAAGCAAATGACACCTGATGCATGTGCTCCTTTGATTGCTACCCTGCCATTGGAGGTCAGCTATTGCCCTGTTACTTCCTTATCTATTATACCATTTATTTTATTCCCCACAGATTTGAACTTGTTACTGCTGGTTATTCTCATTATCTTGATTAACCATTAGTGCTCTGATTCTCATTAACGATTCGTGTTTGAATTTCAGGTCCGCACAAAAATAGGTGATTTCATTAGAGGTGTATTTTCTGTTTTCCAAGGTACCTAACCCTTGCTTTCCAAAGGCAGACAGTTTGTAATTGTTGCTTTTTCGGTGTCAATAACGGTGAATTACCGATGATCATTGATTCTTTTGGCAGACTTGGATTTCTCATTTCTTGAGATGAACCCATTCACCTTGGTAAATGGTGAACCGTATCCTCTGGATATGAGAGGAGAACTAGATGACACAGCCGCTTTCAAGAACTTCAATAAGTAAGATTCAGGCTTTTGATGTACCTCACAGATTCTGATTTTGTCCTTAATGCTAACCATATCATCCTTTCTTAATGTGAAACGTAGATGGTTTTCTATTGTATCTCCAATCATAATGCCATTGTTTTCATGTACAGGTGGGGTAACATTGAGTTCCCTCTACCTTTCGGGAGAGTTCTCAGTCCCTCTGAAAGCTTTATCCATGAACTGGATGAGAAGGTATATTCATGGAAAATTGGACACCTGATATTCCATTGAACCCTTCCCCCTGAACTGTGCTATCTACAGTTGTATATGGATTAACTTTATGTTGAAAGTTCTGTATGGTTCATCAGATTTAAGTAATGATCCACTTCTTGCAGACAAGTGCTTCTCTGAAATTCACAGTATTGAACCCAAAGGGACGCATTTGGACGATGGTTGCAGGTGGTGGTGCCAGTGTCATATATGCTGATACGGTATGCCTGAATTTCTTGCAGATCCTCcttcaagttactgtgcacctTTTGATACCTTCTCCTGTTAATTTCGCTTTTGTCGTGAAATTGATTTCTAAACTGAAGTAATATTTAAGAATAATGCCATTTGTGTGGTGCATGGTGGAATGACCTTATAGTTCCTCTTGCATACCAGGTTGGAGATTTGGGATATGCTTCAGAGCTAGGAAATTATGCAGAGTACAGTGGAGCTCCCAACGAGGAGGAAGTTCTGCAGTATGCTAGAGTGGTTCTGGATGTAAGAACAGTAGAAGAACCTTTGTGTTGTCTGTCTATTCTGTTCACTTTTATCTGTCATGAATAATGTTGAAATCCTTGTAGTGTGCTACTGCTGATCCTGACGGGCGCAAGAGAGCCCTTCTCATTGGAGGAGGCATCGCTAACTTCACCGACGTCGCTGCCACATTTAGTGGCATCATTCGGGCTTTAAGAGAGAAGGTAAACTGGACCGTACAGTTTAATTGCTGTTCAATTCCCCAACCACTTTCCACCTCTCCATTTAAAATCTTCTCGAATCCTATTTGCCTTTCCCCCTTCCAAATCTGGTTCCAGGAATCCAAATTGAAGGCTGCAAGGATGAACATTTACGTCCGGAGAGGTGGTCCAAACTACCAAACCGGACTCGCGAAAATGCGCACTCTTGGTGCAGAACTTGGTGTTCCAATTGAGGTATGATTGCTCATGATTCCATTTCCTAAAATGAAATCACTAGGACCAGCTCCATGCCTCCATCACCATAGCAGGTGACCTGATGATGCTCAACAAACTCATTGCAGGTGTACGGACCAGAGGCGACCATGACTGGGATCTGCAAGCAAGCCATTGAATGCATCATGGCTGCGTAGGCTACCGTATAGTTGCACCTTCTGCAGTTGCACCCGTTTTGTACTTTGAATGCAAGCGATTGTTCGAGTGAAACAGAGAATGATCATTGTTGTGTAAACTCTACCTTTGTACCACAATTGCTCAATAATCGAGATCTTGGCTTGGGATGTGAATGTGTATGGTCGTGCTGGCATCCTATACTGTCTGTGGTTCTGTCGTGTGTTTCGCATTTTGTGTGGACTGGACTCTGGAACCTGTGCTGCTGTATTTCACAGTTGAGACTGTACGGTTGCAGCTACATCAGAAATCAGGTGCGGCGCTGTGGTTTCCAGAATTCCAGGGGAAGATCTGCGTCTGTGCATCAGCGTTCCGTTAAGCGAGCGAGCGAAGTGCATAAACCAAGCTACACAGTgtctgtttgtttgtttgggtCTCCCGCGggcggcttttttatttttatattttttaaaaacgttttttaccgaaatatattttcggtttcacattttacagttttatacccctaccgcccggcagggggcggcagggatctacatgtaaataaatatattttttttgcgcggaggcccttagcgggagcctgccgcccccctgcggGCGGCAGGCACCTGCCGCCCGATGGAGGGGCGGCAGGTAGCCCGcctgcccggcaggggggcggcaggctccccccaaatataaaagctgagccCATTCCCTCGCACCCTCATTTCCTACCAAGTAAAATGCACTgagggtccttaaactagttgacctgttctgtttaggtccatgaacttcgaaaatgTATTTTAGGTCCACAATCTATTTAAGTGTGTCAATTGAGGTCCAAAACGTCTTTGACCAGTGTTGACCGCCTACGTGGACCGCCACGTCGGATCTAACGTTGACTGGGCCTGTTGCGAGAGCGGGGCATATATGCAAATcaccccctctcctccccgccgcgctccgccgTCCGCACTCGCCgccgagggagcaggggagggtcgccgccccgcgcccgcgcacggaggaggatggggagcagagggccaccgccggagctctggagggaggcggcgcaggggagggggaaggaggcTGCCGTGCCTGGCCCCCGCCGGCCCGGCGCAGCCCCGCGAGGcccgccgcggagctccatGGGTGGACGGAGCCTGGCGCAGCCCTCCGTGGCTCCATGGGCGGACGGAGTTGCGGTGCTGGGGAGATGGAGCTGCGGCGGCCCCTCCCTCATCTCCTCCCCTGCACCGGCTCCGTCCCATCCCCTGCTCCATCTGTCGCCGCCCCCTGCAGCtcgcgcggggccatggcggcggcggccggagccgagCGTGGCTATGGCGGGGTTCACCGCGTGCGAGGGCGAGCGGGAGCGCAGGGGAGGAAGAGCAGCCGGAGCCGCTGCTCTGTGCTACCGCTGCCTGGACGCCCTGCGCGCCGCTCCGGCCGAGCTCGAGCGGGCCTGCCATGGAATAGGAGAGGGGGCACGGGCCGccctgcctccgccgcgccatggGCCAGCCACCCGCGGGCCGTCCGCACTactccgccgcgccgcgtgtgcaggggaggggcggggccgtggccgccgcgagcagagggaggcccgccgccgcctccttgacgccgccgccctccgcacctcctccgcgtcgccggtgCCAGCGCGCGGGCCAgctcgaggtggggagg
The nucleotide sequence above comes from Panicum virgatum strain AP13 chromosome 3K, P.virgatum_v5, whole genome shotgun sequence. Encoded proteins:
- the LOC120699818 gene encoding ATP-citrate synthase alpha chain protein 3; the protein is MSGVTPHRTNPTRSHPPTTKRNETKPSGAPPPGDREKPTGGRLPSRTRRPASLYKPPAAAAAAHTSHEHGSSPFARVRTHARTLARSPPEQSSRALRPPRSQKVRPRRRAMARKKIREYDSKRLLREHLKRLAGIDLQILSAQVTQSTDFTELANQEPWLSSMKLVVKPDMLFGKRGKSGLVALNLDLAQVRQFVKERLGVEVEMGGCKAPITAFIVEPFVPHDQEYYLSIVSDRLGCTISFSECGGIEIEENWDKVKTIFLPTEKQMTPDACAPLIATLPLEVRTKIGDFIRGVFSVFQDLDFSFLEMNPFTLVNGEPYPLDMRGELDDTAAFKNFNKWGNIEFPLPFGRVLSPSESFIHELDEKTSASLKFTVLNPKGRIWTMVAGGGASVIYADTVGDLGYASELGNYAEYSGAPNEEEVLQYARVVLDCATADPDGRKRALLIGGGIANFTDVAATFSGIIRALREKESKLKAARMNIYVRRGGPNYQTGLAKMRTLGAELGVPIEVYGPEATMTGICKQAIECIMAA